A window from Athalia rosae chromosome 5, iyAthRosa1.1, whole genome shotgun sequence encodes these proteins:
- the LOC105687345 gene encoding putative E3 ubiquitin-protein ligase UNKL isoform X9: MLDRSFRKMKSESKPLLTAQAEKANHYTYLKEFRVEQCPLFIQRKCTQHRPFTCFNWHFMNQRRRRPVRKRDRTFNYSADNYCTKYDETTGICPDGDECPFLHRTAGDTERRYHLRYYKTCMCVHDTDSRGFCVKNGPHCAFAHGNHDLRPPVYDIKEIQALENPDSDPNSSTNGPNILDKERNLMNEDPKWQDTNYVLGNYKTEPCKRPPRLCRQGYACPQYHNSKDKRRSPRKYKYRSTPCPNVKHGEEWGEPGNCEQGDACTYCHTRTEQQFHPEIYKSTKCNDVQQAGYCPRGVFCAFAHVDRECNLINLLPTEEMSLARDMAVPLEGTNIADLISSVLTPDKKLHDKDKPPSDSSNGSGGDVSESASTTSSIGSNSSHSKAPGAQLHNSSSASASAAAAQQKLTNILYNPSSILQASEIRKQIMAIDSDPLLNKAEKAQRKQSLYIAFSLNGTLGSHSLGSTVSPLSTSFYPSDTVESVVGNALDDIHLDDPLSLVDSIHRDTNSPMSNSISAGLASSGLLGSSAPVNIPGMAERSVLSNFSPSTSSPLQQLQSAGFLTGARFSHQDSMESTMPFMSQASDPFSNHISQLSSSASKLSGFSSSLFDFANQGMSPSRAQPLPASPLVNAFSISPSNTGTLSEVQRLREELTSSRAQLATWDERINQARAACTAWQLESEDAKRKASIAEQQRDEALLQVKALRVENEAAVGGPYLHSLRRTSELRSLSIATLKSLQSQLRSDLEEVEKVLYLETATKCMVCEEQNRTVTLSPCNHYVVCSTCAPNQRECPYCQTPVVSTSQA, encoded by the exons ATGCTCGATAGATCGTTTCGCAAGATGAAGTCCGAATCAAAACCTTTGTTGACAGCTCAGGCAGAAAAGGCGAATCATTACAC ATATTTGAAGGAATTCCGCGTGGAACAATGCCCCCTCTTTATACAACGCAAATGCACCCAGCACAGGCCCTTCACGTGCTTCAACTGGCACTTTATGAACCAGAGAAGGCGAAGACCGGTCAGAAAAAGGGATCGCACTTTCAATTACAGCGCGGACAATTATTGCACAAAATACGATGAGACAACCGGCATTTGTCCAGACGGAGATGA ATGTCCGTTCTTGCATCGTACAGCTGGTGACACGGAGAGACGGTATCATCTACGCTACTACAAAACTTGTATGTGCGTTCATGATACAGATTCAAGAGGATTTTGTGTGAAAAATGGTCCACATTGCGCATTTGCGCATGGTAATCACGATCTCCGACCACCGGTTTATGATATTAAGGAAATACAGGCGCTCGAAAATCCAGATTCTGATCCAAACTCATCCACGAATGGACCAAATATTCTAGATAAGGAGAGAAATCTCATGAACGAAGACCCTAAGTGGCAAGATACTAATTACGTACTAGGCAATTATAAAACAGAGCCATGCAAACGACCTCCGAGACTTTGCAGGCAAGGATACGCCTGTCCACAATATCACAACAGCAAAGACAAAAGACGCAGCCCTAGGAAATACAAATATAG ATCTACACCATGCCCCAATGTAAAGCACGGGGAAGAATGGGGAGAGCCAGGAAATTGCGAGCAAGGAGATGCCTGCACATACTGCCACACTCGTACGGAACAGCAATTTCATCCAGAGATCTACAAATCAACTAAATGCAACGACGTTCAACAGGCTGGATATTGCCCGCGCGGCGTATTTTGCGCCTTTGCACACGTTGACCGTGAGTGTAACCTCATCAATC TGTTGCCTACAGAAGAAATGAGCCTCGCGAGGGATATGGCTGTGCCTCTAGAAGGCACCAACATCGCTGACTTAATCAGCAGCGTTCTTACACCTGATAAAAAACTACACGACAAGGACAAGCCTCCGAGTGATAGCAGC AATGGCAGCGGTGGAGATGTCTCTGAATCCGCGAGTACGACCAGCAGCATCGGTAGCAATAGTTCACATAGTAAAGCGCCCGGCGCCCAACTACACAATTCTTCATCTGCCTCCGCatctgccgctgctgctcaGCAAAAACTTACGAATATTCTCTACAACCCATCCTCGATATTACAAGCT AGCGAAATAAGGAAACAAATAATGGCAATAGATAGCGATCCACTACTAAACAAAGCTGAAAAAGCTCAACGAAAACAAAGCCTCTATATAGCTTTCAGCCTCAACGGCACACTAGGCAGTCATTCCTTAGGCTCAACCGTATCGCCATTGTCAACTTCGTTCTATCCAAGTGATACCGTCGAGTCAGTTGTCG GGAATGCACTGGATGACATCCACCTAGACGACCCATTAAGCTTAGTAGACTCAATACATAGGGATACAAATTCGCCGATGAGTAATTCTATATCGGCTGGTTTGGCTAGTTCCGGGCTCCTTGGTAGTTCTGCGCCTGTTAACATACCTGGTATGGCAGAGCGATCCGTACTCAGTAATTTTTCCCCATCCACATCGAGTCCTCTCCAGCAGTTACAGTCAGCGGGATTTTTAACCGGGGCTAGATTCTCCCATCAGGATTCGATGGAATCG ACAATGCCCTTCATGAGCCAGGCGTCGGATCCTTTCAGCAATCACATCTCACAGCTCAGTAGTTCGGCGTCAAAATTAAGCGGATTCAGTAGCAGTTTATTCGATTTTGCAAATCAAGGAATGTCACCTTCTCGAGCACAGCCTTTACCAGCATCTCCTCTCGTCAATGCTTTTTCTATTAGCCCAAGCAACACTGGCACATTATCGGAG GTTCAAAGGCTCAGAGAAGAGCTGACGTCGAGTCGTGCGCAGTTGGCGACTTGGGATGAGCGAATCAATCAGGCTCGAGCAGCCTGCACGGCTTGGCAGTTGGAGAGCGAAGATGCCAAACGTAAAGCGTCCATAGCGGAACAGCAGAGGGATGAG GCTTTGTTGCAGGTGAAGGCATTGAGAGTTGAAAATGAAGCTGCCGTAGGCGGACCGTATCTACATTCGCTTAGGAGAACTAGCGAGCTCAGGTCTTTATCGATAGCGACGTTAAAATCTTTGCAATCCCAGCTACGATCTGACCTTGAAGAAGTAGAAAAG gTGCTTTACTTAGAAACAGCAACGAAATGTATGGTTTGCGAAGAACAAAATCGAACGGTTACTTTATCTCCGTGTAATCACTATGTAGTTTGTTCAACGTGTGCACCTAATCAACGCGAATGTCCGTACTGCCAGACACCGGTTGTTTCAACGAGTCAAGCCTGA
- the LOC105687345 gene encoding putative E3 ubiquitin-protein ligase UNKL isoform X7, with protein MLDRSFRKMKSESKPLLTAQAEKANHYTSVDSHSRYLKEFRVEQCPLFIQRKCTQHRPFTCFNWHFMNQRRRRPVRKRDRTFNYSADNYCTKYDETTGICPDGDECPFLHRTAGDTERRYHLRYYKTCMCVHDTDSRGFCVKNGPHCAFAHGNHDLRPPVYDIKEIQALENPDSDPNSSTNGPNILDKERNLMNEDPKWQDTNYVLGNYKTEPCKRPPRLCRQGYACPQYHNSKDKRRSPRKYKYRSTPCPNVKHGEEWGEPGNCEQGDACTYCHTRTEQQFHPEIYKSTKCNDVQQAGYCPRGVFCAFAHVDQEMSLARDMAVPLEGTNIADLISSVLTPDKKLHDKDKPPSDSSLTGFQNGSGGDVSESASTTSSIGSNSSHSKAPGAQLHNSSSASASAAAAQQKLTNILYNPSSILQASEIRKQIMAIDSDPLLNKAEKAQRKQSLYIAFSLNGTLGSHSLGSTVSPLSTSFYPSDTVESVVGNALDDIHLDDPLSLVDSIHRDTNSPMSNSISAGLASSGLLGSSAPVNIPGMAERSVLSNFSPSTSSPLQQLQSAGFLTGARFSHQDSMESTMPFMSQASDPFSNHISQLSSSASKLSGFSSSLFDFANQGMSPSRAQPLPASPLVNAFSISPSNTGTLSEVQRLREELTSSRAQLATWDERINQARAACTAWQLESEDAKRKASIAEQQRDESMDCLQALLQVKALRVENEAAVGGPYLHSLRRTSELRSLSIATLKSLQSQLRSDLEEVEKVLYLETATKCMVCEEQNRTVTLSPCNHYVVCSTCAPNQRECPYCQTPVVSTSQA; from the exons ATGCTCGATAGATCGTTTCGCAAGATGAAGTCCGAATCAAAACCTTTGTTGACAGCTCAGGCAGAAAAGGCGAATCATTACAC TTCTGTGGATTCGCATTCCAGATATTTGAAGGAATTCCGCGTGGAACAATGCCCCCTCTTTATACAACGCAAATGCACCCAGCACAGGCCCTTCACGTGCTTCAACTGGCACTTTATGAACCAGAGAAGGCGAAGACCGGTCAGAAAAAGGGATCGCACTTTCAATTACAGCGCGGACAATTATTGCACAAAATACGATGAGACAACCGGCATTTGTCCAGACGGAGATGA ATGTCCGTTCTTGCATCGTACAGCTGGTGACACGGAGAGACGGTATCATCTACGCTACTACAAAACTTGTATGTGCGTTCATGATACAGATTCAAGAGGATTTTGTGTGAAAAATGGTCCACATTGCGCATTTGCGCATGGTAATCACGATCTCCGACCACCGGTTTATGATATTAAGGAAATACAGGCGCTCGAAAATCCAGATTCTGATCCAAACTCATCCACGAATGGACCAAATATTCTAGATAAGGAGAGAAATCTCATGAACGAAGACCCTAAGTGGCAAGATACTAATTACGTACTAGGCAATTATAAAACAGAGCCATGCAAACGACCTCCGAGACTTTGCAGGCAAGGATACGCCTGTCCACAATATCACAACAGCAAAGACAAAAGACGCAGCCCTAGGAAATACAAATATAG ATCTACACCATGCCCCAATGTAAAGCACGGGGAAGAATGGGGAGAGCCAGGAAATTGCGAGCAAGGAGATGCCTGCACATACTGCCACACTCGTACGGAACAGCAATTTCATCCAGAGATCTACAAATCAACTAAATGCAACGACGTTCAACAGGCTGGATATTGCCCGCGCGGCGTATTTTGCGCCTTTGCACACGTTGACC AAGAAATGAGCCTCGCGAGGGATATGGCTGTGCCTCTAGAAGGCACCAACATCGCTGACTTAATCAGCAGCGTTCTTACACCTGATAAAAAACTACACGACAAGGACAAGCCTCCGAGTGATAGCAGC TTAACTGGATTCCAGAATGGCAGCGGTGGAGATGTCTCTGAATCCGCGAGTACGACCAGCAGCATCGGTAGCAATAGTTCACATAGTAAAGCGCCCGGCGCCCAACTACACAATTCTTCATCTGCCTCCGCatctgccgctgctgctcaGCAAAAACTTACGAATATTCTCTACAACCCATCCTCGATATTACAAGCT AGCGAAATAAGGAAACAAATAATGGCAATAGATAGCGATCCACTACTAAACAAAGCTGAAAAAGCTCAACGAAAACAAAGCCTCTATATAGCTTTCAGCCTCAACGGCACACTAGGCAGTCATTCCTTAGGCTCAACCGTATCGCCATTGTCAACTTCGTTCTATCCAAGTGATACCGTCGAGTCAGTTGTCG GGAATGCACTGGATGACATCCACCTAGACGACCCATTAAGCTTAGTAGACTCAATACATAGGGATACAAATTCGCCGATGAGTAATTCTATATCGGCTGGTTTGGCTAGTTCCGGGCTCCTTGGTAGTTCTGCGCCTGTTAACATACCTGGTATGGCAGAGCGATCCGTACTCAGTAATTTTTCCCCATCCACATCGAGTCCTCTCCAGCAGTTACAGTCAGCGGGATTTTTAACCGGGGCTAGATTCTCCCATCAGGATTCGATGGAATCG ACAATGCCCTTCATGAGCCAGGCGTCGGATCCTTTCAGCAATCACATCTCACAGCTCAGTAGTTCGGCGTCAAAATTAAGCGGATTCAGTAGCAGTTTATTCGATTTTGCAAATCAAGGAATGTCACCTTCTCGAGCACAGCCTTTACCAGCATCTCCTCTCGTCAATGCTTTTTCTATTAGCCCAAGCAACACTGGCACATTATCGGAG GTTCAAAGGCTCAGAGAAGAGCTGACGTCGAGTCGTGCGCAGTTGGCGACTTGGGATGAGCGAATCAATCAGGCTCGAGCAGCCTGCACGGCTTGGCAGTTGGAGAGCGAAGATGCCAAACGTAAAGCGTCCATAGCGGAACAGCAGAGGGATGAG AGCATGGATTGTTTGCAGGCTTTGTTGCAGGTGAAGGCATTGAGAGTTGAAAATGAAGCTGCCGTAGGCGGACCGTATCTACATTCGCTTAGGAGAACTAGCGAGCTCAGGTCTTTATCGATAGCGACGTTAAAATCTTTGCAATCCCAGCTACGATCTGACCTTGAAGAAGTAGAAAAG gTGCTTTACTTAGAAACAGCAACGAAATGTATGGTTTGCGAAGAACAAAATCGAACGGTTACTTTATCTCCGTGTAATCACTATGTAGTTTGTTCAACGTGTGCACCTAATCAACGCGAATGTCCGTACTGCCAGACACCGGTTGTTTCAACGAGTCAAGCCTGA
- the LOC105687345 gene encoding putative E3 ubiquitin-protein ligase UNKL isoform X1, protein MLDRSFRKMKSESKPLLTAQAEKANHYTSVDSHSRYLKEFRVEQCPLFIQRKCTQHRPFTCFNWHFMNQRRRRPVRKRDRTFNYSADNYCTKYDETTGICPDGDECPFLHRTAGDTERRYHLRYYKTCMCVHDTDSRGFCVKNGPHCAFAHGNHDLRPPVYDIKEIQALENPDSDPNSSTNGPNILDKERNLMNEDPKWQDTNYVLGNYKTEPCKRPPRLCRQGYACPQYHNSKDKRRSPRKYKYRSTPCPNVKHGEEWGEPGNCEQGDACTYCHTRTEQQFHPEIYKSTKCNDVQQAGYCPRGVFCAFAHVDRECNLINLLPTEEMSLARDMAVPLEGTNIADLISSVLTPDKKLHDKDKPPSDSSLTGFQNGSGGDVSESASTTSSIGSNSSHSKAPGAQLHNSSSASASAAAAQQKLTNILYNPSSILQASEIRKQIMAIDSDPLLNKAEKAQRKQSLYIAFSLNGTLGSHSLGSTVSPLSTSFYPSDTVESVVGNALDDIHLDDPLSLVDSIHRDTNSPMSNSISAGLASSGLLGSSAPVNIPGMAERSVLSNFSPSTSSPLQQLQSAGFLTGARFSHQDSMESTMPFMSQASDPFSNHISQLSSSASKLSGFSSSLFDFANQGMSPSRAQPLPASPLVNAFSISPSNTGTLSEVQRLREELTSSRAQLATWDERINQARAACTAWQLESEDAKRKASIAEQQRDESMDCLQALLQVKALRVENEAAVGGPYLHSLRRTSELRSLSIATLKSLQSQLRSDLEEVEKVLYLETATKCMVCEEQNRTVTLSPCNHYVVCSTCAPNQRECPYCQTPVVSTSQA, encoded by the exons ATGCTCGATAGATCGTTTCGCAAGATGAAGTCCGAATCAAAACCTTTGTTGACAGCTCAGGCAGAAAAGGCGAATCATTACAC TTCTGTGGATTCGCATTCCAGATATTTGAAGGAATTCCGCGTGGAACAATGCCCCCTCTTTATACAACGCAAATGCACCCAGCACAGGCCCTTCACGTGCTTCAACTGGCACTTTATGAACCAGAGAAGGCGAAGACCGGTCAGAAAAAGGGATCGCACTTTCAATTACAGCGCGGACAATTATTGCACAAAATACGATGAGACAACCGGCATTTGTCCAGACGGAGATGA ATGTCCGTTCTTGCATCGTACAGCTGGTGACACGGAGAGACGGTATCATCTACGCTACTACAAAACTTGTATGTGCGTTCATGATACAGATTCAAGAGGATTTTGTGTGAAAAATGGTCCACATTGCGCATTTGCGCATGGTAATCACGATCTCCGACCACCGGTTTATGATATTAAGGAAATACAGGCGCTCGAAAATCCAGATTCTGATCCAAACTCATCCACGAATGGACCAAATATTCTAGATAAGGAGAGAAATCTCATGAACGAAGACCCTAAGTGGCAAGATACTAATTACGTACTAGGCAATTATAAAACAGAGCCATGCAAACGACCTCCGAGACTTTGCAGGCAAGGATACGCCTGTCCACAATATCACAACAGCAAAGACAAAAGACGCAGCCCTAGGAAATACAAATATAG ATCTACACCATGCCCCAATGTAAAGCACGGGGAAGAATGGGGAGAGCCAGGAAATTGCGAGCAAGGAGATGCCTGCACATACTGCCACACTCGTACGGAACAGCAATTTCATCCAGAGATCTACAAATCAACTAAATGCAACGACGTTCAACAGGCTGGATATTGCCCGCGCGGCGTATTTTGCGCCTTTGCACACGTTGACCGTGAGTGTAACCTCATCAATC TGTTGCCTACAGAAGAAATGAGCCTCGCGAGGGATATGGCTGTGCCTCTAGAAGGCACCAACATCGCTGACTTAATCAGCAGCGTTCTTACACCTGATAAAAAACTACACGACAAGGACAAGCCTCCGAGTGATAGCAGC TTAACTGGATTCCAGAATGGCAGCGGTGGAGATGTCTCTGAATCCGCGAGTACGACCAGCAGCATCGGTAGCAATAGTTCACATAGTAAAGCGCCCGGCGCCCAACTACACAATTCTTCATCTGCCTCCGCatctgccgctgctgctcaGCAAAAACTTACGAATATTCTCTACAACCCATCCTCGATATTACAAGCT AGCGAAATAAGGAAACAAATAATGGCAATAGATAGCGATCCACTACTAAACAAAGCTGAAAAAGCTCAACGAAAACAAAGCCTCTATATAGCTTTCAGCCTCAACGGCACACTAGGCAGTCATTCCTTAGGCTCAACCGTATCGCCATTGTCAACTTCGTTCTATCCAAGTGATACCGTCGAGTCAGTTGTCG GGAATGCACTGGATGACATCCACCTAGACGACCCATTAAGCTTAGTAGACTCAATACATAGGGATACAAATTCGCCGATGAGTAATTCTATATCGGCTGGTTTGGCTAGTTCCGGGCTCCTTGGTAGTTCTGCGCCTGTTAACATACCTGGTATGGCAGAGCGATCCGTACTCAGTAATTTTTCCCCATCCACATCGAGTCCTCTCCAGCAGTTACAGTCAGCGGGATTTTTAACCGGGGCTAGATTCTCCCATCAGGATTCGATGGAATCG ACAATGCCCTTCATGAGCCAGGCGTCGGATCCTTTCAGCAATCACATCTCACAGCTCAGTAGTTCGGCGTCAAAATTAAGCGGATTCAGTAGCAGTTTATTCGATTTTGCAAATCAAGGAATGTCACCTTCTCGAGCACAGCCTTTACCAGCATCTCCTCTCGTCAATGCTTTTTCTATTAGCCCAAGCAACACTGGCACATTATCGGAG GTTCAAAGGCTCAGAGAAGAGCTGACGTCGAGTCGTGCGCAGTTGGCGACTTGGGATGAGCGAATCAATCAGGCTCGAGCAGCCTGCACGGCTTGGCAGTTGGAGAGCGAAGATGCCAAACGTAAAGCGTCCATAGCGGAACAGCAGAGGGATGAG AGCATGGATTGTTTGCAGGCTTTGTTGCAGGTGAAGGCATTGAGAGTTGAAAATGAAGCTGCCGTAGGCGGACCGTATCTACATTCGCTTAGGAGAACTAGCGAGCTCAGGTCTTTATCGATAGCGACGTTAAAATCTTTGCAATCCCAGCTACGATCTGACCTTGAAGAAGTAGAAAAG gTGCTTTACTTAGAAACAGCAACGAAATGTATGGTTTGCGAAGAACAAAATCGAACGGTTACTTTATCTCCGTGTAATCACTATGTAGTTTGTTCAACGTGTGCACCTAATCAACGCGAATGTCCGTACTGCCAGACACCGGTTGTTTCAACGAGTCAAGCCTGA
- the LOC105687345 gene encoding putative E3 ubiquitin-protein ligase UNKL isoform X6: MLDRSFRKMKSESKPLLTAQAEKANHYTSVDSHSRYLKEFRVEQCPLFIQRKCTQHRPFTCFNWHFMNQRRRRPVRKRDRTFNYSADNYCTKYDETTGICPDGDECPFLHRTAGDTERRYHLRYYKTCMCVHDTDSRGFCVKNGPHCAFAHGNHDLRPPVYDIKEIQALENPDSDPNSSTNGPNILDKERNLMNEDPKWQDTNYVLGNYKTEPCKRPPRLCRQGYACPQYHNSKDKRRSPRKYKYRSTPCPNVKHGEEWGEPGNCEQGDACTYCHTRTEQQFHPEIYKSTKCNDVQQAGYCPRGVFCAFAHVDLLPTEEMSLARDMAVPLEGTNIADLISSVLTPDKKLHDKDKPPSDSSLTGFQNGSGGDVSESASTTSSIGSNSSHSKAPGAQLHNSSSASASAAAAQQKLTNILYNPSSILQASEIRKQIMAIDSDPLLNKAEKAQRKQSLYIAFSLNGTLGSHSLGSTVSPLSTSFYPSDTVESVVGNALDDIHLDDPLSLVDSIHRDTNSPMSNSISAGLASSGLLGSSAPVNIPGMAERSVLSNFSPSTSSPLQQLQSAGFLTGARFSHQDSMESTMPFMSQASDPFSNHISQLSSSASKLSGFSSSLFDFANQGMSPSRAQPLPASPLVNAFSISPSNTGTLSEVQRLREELTSSRAQLATWDERINQARAACTAWQLESEDAKRKASIAEQQRDESMDCLQALLQVKALRVENEAAVGGPYLHSLRRTSELRSLSIATLKSLQSQLRSDLEEVEKVLYLETATKCMVCEEQNRTVTLSPCNHYVVCSTCAPNQRECPYCQTPVVSTSQA, translated from the exons ATGCTCGATAGATCGTTTCGCAAGATGAAGTCCGAATCAAAACCTTTGTTGACAGCTCAGGCAGAAAAGGCGAATCATTACAC TTCTGTGGATTCGCATTCCAGATATTTGAAGGAATTCCGCGTGGAACAATGCCCCCTCTTTATACAACGCAAATGCACCCAGCACAGGCCCTTCACGTGCTTCAACTGGCACTTTATGAACCAGAGAAGGCGAAGACCGGTCAGAAAAAGGGATCGCACTTTCAATTACAGCGCGGACAATTATTGCACAAAATACGATGAGACAACCGGCATTTGTCCAGACGGAGATGA ATGTCCGTTCTTGCATCGTACAGCTGGTGACACGGAGAGACGGTATCATCTACGCTACTACAAAACTTGTATGTGCGTTCATGATACAGATTCAAGAGGATTTTGTGTGAAAAATGGTCCACATTGCGCATTTGCGCATGGTAATCACGATCTCCGACCACCGGTTTATGATATTAAGGAAATACAGGCGCTCGAAAATCCAGATTCTGATCCAAACTCATCCACGAATGGACCAAATATTCTAGATAAGGAGAGAAATCTCATGAACGAAGACCCTAAGTGGCAAGATACTAATTACGTACTAGGCAATTATAAAACAGAGCCATGCAAACGACCTCCGAGACTTTGCAGGCAAGGATACGCCTGTCCACAATATCACAACAGCAAAGACAAAAGACGCAGCCCTAGGAAATACAAATATAG ATCTACACCATGCCCCAATGTAAAGCACGGGGAAGAATGGGGAGAGCCAGGAAATTGCGAGCAAGGAGATGCCTGCACATACTGCCACACTCGTACGGAACAGCAATTTCATCCAGAGATCTACAAATCAACTAAATGCAACGACGTTCAACAGGCTGGATATTGCCCGCGCGGCGTATTTTGCGCCTTTGCACACGTTGACC TGTTGCCTACAGAAGAAATGAGCCTCGCGAGGGATATGGCTGTGCCTCTAGAAGGCACCAACATCGCTGACTTAATCAGCAGCGTTCTTACACCTGATAAAAAACTACACGACAAGGACAAGCCTCCGAGTGATAGCAGC TTAACTGGATTCCAGAATGGCAGCGGTGGAGATGTCTCTGAATCCGCGAGTACGACCAGCAGCATCGGTAGCAATAGTTCACATAGTAAAGCGCCCGGCGCCCAACTACACAATTCTTCATCTGCCTCCGCatctgccgctgctgctcaGCAAAAACTTACGAATATTCTCTACAACCCATCCTCGATATTACAAGCT AGCGAAATAAGGAAACAAATAATGGCAATAGATAGCGATCCACTACTAAACAAAGCTGAAAAAGCTCAACGAAAACAAAGCCTCTATATAGCTTTCAGCCTCAACGGCACACTAGGCAGTCATTCCTTAGGCTCAACCGTATCGCCATTGTCAACTTCGTTCTATCCAAGTGATACCGTCGAGTCAGTTGTCG GGAATGCACTGGATGACATCCACCTAGACGACCCATTAAGCTTAGTAGACTCAATACATAGGGATACAAATTCGCCGATGAGTAATTCTATATCGGCTGGTTTGGCTAGTTCCGGGCTCCTTGGTAGTTCTGCGCCTGTTAACATACCTGGTATGGCAGAGCGATCCGTACTCAGTAATTTTTCCCCATCCACATCGAGTCCTCTCCAGCAGTTACAGTCAGCGGGATTTTTAACCGGGGCTAGATTCTCCCATCAGGATTCGATGGAATCG ACAATGCCCTTCATGAGCCAGGCGTCGGATCCTTTCAGCAATCACATCTCACAGCTCAGTAGTTCGGCGTCAAAATTAAGCGGATTCAGTAGCAGTTTATTCGATTTTGCAAATCAAGGAATGTCACCTTCTCGAGCACAGCCTTTACCAGCATCTCCTCTCGTCAATGCTTTTTCTATTAGCCCAAGCAACACTGGCACATTATCGGAG GTTCAAAGGCTCAGAGAAGAGCTGACGTCGAGTCGTGCGCAGTTGGCGACTTGGGATGAGCGAATCAATCAGGCTCGAGCAGCCTGCACGGCTTGGCAGTTGGAGAGCGAAGATGCCAAACGTAAAGCGTCCATAGCGGAACAGCAGAGGGATGAG AGCATGGATTGTTTGCAGGCTTTGTTGCAGGTGAAGGCATTGAGAGTTGAAAATGAAGCTGCCGTAGGCGGACCGTATCTACATTCGCTTAGGAGAACTAGCGAGCTCAGGTCTTTATCGATAGCGACGTTAAAATCTTTGCAATCCCAGCTACGATCTGACCTTGAAGAAGTAGAAAAG gTGCTTTACTTAGAAACAGCAACGAAATGTATGGTTTGCGAAGAACAAAATCGAACGGTTACTTTATCTCCGTGTAATCACTATGTAGTTTGTTCAACGTGTGCACCTAATCAACGCGAATGTCCGTACTGCCAGACACCGGTTGTTTCAACGAGTCAAGCCTGA